The Bacteroidota bacterium genome includes a region encoding these proteins:
- a CDS encoding T9SS type A sorting domain-containing protein gives MKKLLLLTFFISAFAIVKSQSLIFFEDDHYGYGIEKNSDGNLIAIFDGQLRKLDVLGNIMWQVDIALPYSLRDIEFYNLPDGDIIFFYGSNICRYTLEGDLVFSIPITDFTFSAIHQVSDGFQIVCDSWDTPTFRYLKILNNGEITWNHVLDFGGRIAFGSMISQGSKTLLIYTGAAGAYNPTIVQLDTAGTIDFISHDFDDHHFDVEDLDNELFLSRQDIDGNYLQKYSDNEIPDWETVSYGNGYLSTDSLFRIIKLPSNNYVRAIESEAFNVDMGLMESFYYLEYFNEAGENFYIGEPFLKTGNDKYHIYDFAQIEDNKLAFIGNYENAGNSTAFILITDTLGVVHQMNVEGKVFYDENSNNIFDAGEISFPNIFIETDPGAIFSLTNSEGDYSSTLISDGIYSNFCLPIAYWDVFTPSEYVFELNAITGGTTVDNNDYHLSYSSAATEVGVSLYQSGIALTTDGAEPALNTTDITVNNFGNQVVEELTLKLYHPMVNSLISSSPLYESHFDTIITWTIYDLKPYQPQVFHLVFEADSSIDFVGKTAAVKAELGSIAGDIDATNNMDIYSNVLDYSFDPNQLTVKPVGLGVEGNISPAVEWLEYQIEFENTGTGYAHDVIVVDTIENDLVLSSIQMLAASHQYWMEFISPNIIKWHFNDIELTPPAYDIIKSKGYLKYKINIKGHPPVGTKITNTASIFFDKNLPIVTNTTINTIYLDLPVVTEIDPIYIFPNPTTDHFTIYFNNATGPFDIVSIADVTGKIISNFKVEENVYSMNLNTSVFAKGIYFIYYYNTEQKNLVAAEKLIINN, from the coding sequence GTGAAAAAACTTCTCCTCCTTACTTTTTTCATTTCAGCATTTGCGATTGTTAAAAGTCAATCACTTATTTTTTTTGAAGATGATCATTACGGTTATGGTATTGAAAAAAACAGTGACGGTAATTTGATCGCAATTTTTGATGGTCAACTTCGAAAATTGGATGTTTTAGGTAATATCATGTGGCAAGTTGATATAGCTCTTCCATATTCTTTAAGGGATATAGAATTTTATAATTTACCGGATGGGGATATAATTTTTTTTTACGGTTCAAATATTTGTCGATATACCCTTGAAGGAGATTTAGTTTTTAGCATTCCGATCACTGATTTTACCTTTTCCGCTATTCATCAGGTATCAGATGGATTTCAAATTGTTTGTGATAGTTGGGATACTCCTACATTCAGATATTTGAAAATTTTAAACAATGGAGAAATTACCTGGAATCACGTTCTTGATTTTGGTGGTCGAATTGCTTTTGGATCAATGATCTCGCAGGGATCCAAAACACTTTTAATTTATACCGGGGCTGCCGGTGCTTATAATCCTACAATTGTGCAATTGGATACAGCAGGGACTATAGATTTTATATCACACGATTTTGATGACCATCATTTTGATGTAGAAGACCTTGACAACGAATTATTTTTATCGCGACAAGATATAGATGGTAATTATCTTCAAAAATATTCTGATAACGAAATACCTGATTGGGAGACAGTATCCTATGGCAATGGTTATTTAAGTACAGATTCTTTATTTCGTATAATTAAGTTGCCAAGTAATAATTATGTAAGGGCAATTGAATCCGAAGCATTTAATGTAGATATGGGTTTAATGGAAAGTTTTTATTATTTAGAATATTTTAATGAGGCCGGAGAAAATTTTTATATTGGTGAACCATTTTTGAAGACGGGTAACGACAAATATCATATTTATGATTTTGCTCAAATAGAAGATAATAAATTAGCATTTATCGGCAACTATGAAAATGCAGGAAACTCGACAGCCTTTATTTTAATAACTGATACCCTCGGAGTTGTGCATCAAATGAATGTTGAAGGAAAAGTATTTTATGATGAAAATTCGAATAATATTTTTGATGCAGGGGAAATATCTTTCCCCAATATTTTTATTGAAACAGATCCCGGAGCAATTTTTAGTCTGACAAATTCTGAAGGTGATTATTCATCTACGTTAATTTCAGATGGTATATATTCCAATTTCTGTTTACCTATTGCTTATTGGGATGTTTTTACACCATCCGAATATGTATTTGAACTTAATGCAATTACCGGTGGAACAACGGTAGACAACAATGATTACCATTTAAGTTATTCATCAGCTGCAACTGAGGTTGGAGTTTCTTTATATCAGTCAGGAATTGCACTTACTACTGATGGTGCTGAGCCTGCATTGAACACGACAGATATCACGGTAAATAATTTCGGTAACCAGGTTGTTGAGGAACTAACTTTAAAATTATATCATCCTATGGTAAATAGTTTGATATCCTCTTCACCATTATATGAAAGTCATTTTGATACTATAATTACCTGGACGATCTATGATTTAAAACCTTATCAACCACAGGTATTTCATCTTGTGTTCGAGGCGGATTCTTCCATTGATTTTGTTGGTAAAACTGCTGCTGTAAAAGCAGAATTGGGATCTATTGCCGGTGATATTGATGCGACAAACAATATGGATATTTATTCAAATGTATTGGATTACAGTTTTGATCCAAATCAACTTACTGTTAAACCTGTTGGTTTAGGAGTTGAAGGAAATATTTCTCCGGCAGTGGAGTGGTTGGAATACCAGATAGAATTTGAAAACACCGGAACAGGATATGCCCACGATGTAATAGTAGTTGATACCATTGAAAATGATCTCGTTTTAAGTAGTATTCAAATGTTGGCCGCAAGTCACCAATATTGGATGGAATTTATTTCTCCTAATATAATTAAATGGCATTTTAATGATATTGAACTCACTCCACCTGCATATGATATAATAAAAAGCAAAGGTTACCTGAAGTATAAAATAAACATTAAAGGTCATCCACCTGTTGGCACAAAAATTACGAATACTGCTTCAATTTTCTTTGATAAAAATTTACCAATTGTTACAAATACTACAATAAATACGATCTATTTGGATCTGCCGGTAGTTACGGAGATCGATCCAATTTATATCTTCCCAAATCCAACTACTGATCATTTTACAATATATTTTAATAATGCAACCGGTCCCTTTGATATTGTTTCTATTGCCGATGTTACAGGAAAGATCATTAGTAATTTTAAAGTGGAGGAAAATGTATATTCGATGAATTTAAATACTTCTGTATTTGCAAAAGGCATTTATTTTATTTATTACTATAATACAGAACAAAAAAACCTGGTAGCAGCGGAAAAATTAATAATAAACAATTAA
- a CDS encoding serine/threonine protein phosphatase translates to MRKFAISDIHGCLNTFMALLTTLKLTKEDELYLLGDLIDRGPNGKGVLDLVMQMQEEGYNITVLMGNHEWLFLQAVDETIPYCWDWRRFQNWMKNGGTTTLANFGYKRIDDLKGLDKKYDTFLRNLKTHVELDKYILVHAGFNFKEEDIYKDTQNMFWIRNYYADIKPEKINNKIIIHGHATRNYETLEQDIKEMKYPAIDIDCGCVYALKNPLARLCALDLDTLVPIFQENIDRDITKVKKEESVKG, encoded by the coding sequence ATGAGAAAATTTGCAATATCCGATATACATGGCTGCCTGAACACCTTTATGGCACTGCTTACTACCTTAAAATTGACAAAAGAAGACGAATTGTATCTTCTGGGCGATCTTATCGACCGTGGACCTAATGGCAAAGGGGTTCTTGACCTAGTCATGCAAATGCAGGAGGAAGGTTATAACATTACTGTGCTTATGGGAAATCACGAATGGTTGTTTTTGCAGGCTGTGGATGAAACTATACCGTATTGCTGGGATTGGAGAAGATTTCAAAACTGGATGAAAAACGGTGGAACCACAACATTGGCCAATTTTGGTTACAAACGTATCGACGATCTTAAAGGTCTTGACAAAAAATACGATACCTTTCTGCGCAACCTTAAAACCCATGTAGAACTTGATAAATATATTCTTGTTCATGCCGGCTTTAATTTTAAGGAAGAAGATATCTACAAAGACACCCAAAATATGTTCTGGATCCGCAATTATTATGCGGACATAAAACCGGAAAAGATCAATAATAAGATCATCATTCACGGACATGCCACCAGAAACTACGAAACTTTAGAGCAGGATATCAAAGAAATGAAATATCCGGCTATTGATATTGATTGTGGCTGTGTGTATGCATTAAAAAATCCTCTCGCGCGATTATGTGCACTTGATCTCGATACTTTGGTTCCAATTTTTCAGGAAAATATCGACAGAGATATTACCAAGGTGAAGAAGGAAGAGTCTGTGAAGGGTTGA
- a CDS encoding glycoside hydrolase family 2 protein: MKYVFSILFAWGLFNTNSYAQKTVEIDLNSNWIFRKVGDTTGWMPATVPGCVHTDLLANNIITDPFYGDNEKLVQWVEREDWEYKTTFYVDRKFIKQETIEINFEGLDTYADVYINDSLVLKADNMFVEWNRRVNRYLKKGVNTLNIRFNSSVRIGNELKNNYPIRLPGEERVFTRKAQYQYGWDWGPRLVTCGIWKPVKLIAFDNETYIYSASVVPGKVINDSVIVDLELSSSIGFHDFGKYSITLINKKNGIEIPQIFQQGYGELCLIKFVIPDPEIWWCNGSGEQPLYNIEVVVKRKKQIIDKFDVTFAIRNIELKQITDNYGKSFVFELNDTPIFIKGANYIPLNSFPSSLQKEDYIKILTEAKNMNMNMIRVWGGGIYEPDYFYELCDSLGILVWQDYMFACAMYPFHENINSYVNEIRYQTRRINKNGSVALWCGNNENFEGWNNWGWQKQYAYSESDSQKLWMENFELFTGTIPNETKYENVKNYHPSSPTHGWGRKESLTEGDCHYWGVWWGKEPFEMYNNKIPRFMSEYGFQGMPVFNSFKQFIPENELNINSASVKNHQKHPVGYETIAEYMSRDYIIPEKFEDYIYVSQLLQAKGMQIAIEAHRRNKPYCMGTLFWQLNDCWPVTSWSSIDYYGNRKASYYTVKQKYEPLMISVINENDSIKTYIVNDLDEQINATLEFLILKTDGEVLEKRKLPIILKPLSSILYSVVPKVSLLNNEDPENCILHISLQQNEHLLAENYFNFVSPKSLVLEFPEFEISFDEITQKITISSNVYAKSVYLYTDSGEIKLDDNFFDLLPNAPKEISLQENFPGNLSGSIRIKCLNTLYND, encoded by the coding sequence ATGAAATATGTATTTAGCATACTTTTTGCTTGGGGACTCTTCAATACAAATAGTTACGCTCAAAAAACAGTGGAAATTGATCTTAACTCCAACTGGATCTTCCGCAAAGTTGGAGATACCACCGGATGGATGCCTGCAACAGTGCCGGGTTGCGTTCATACCGATCTTCTTGCAAATAATATAATTACTGATCCTTTTTATGGCGATAATGAAAAATTGGTTCAATGGGTGGAGCGCGAGGATTGGGAATATAAAACAACTTTTTATGTTGATAGAAAATTTATTAAACAGGAAACAATTGAGATCAATTTCGAAGGTTTAGATACTTATGCTGATGTTTATATAAATGATTCCCTGGTTTTAAAAGCAGACAATATGTTTGTAGAATGGAACAGGCGTGTGAACAGATATTTAAAAAAGGGAGTGAATACTTTAAATATCAGATTTAATTCGTCCGTAAGGATTGGCAATGAATTAAAGAATAATTATCCTATAAGATTACCCGGAGAAGAAAGAGTTTTTACGCGAAAAGCACAATATCAATACGGATGGGACTGGGGACCCAGATTAGTCACCTGTGGCATTTGGAAGCCTGTGAAATTAATAGCATTCGATAACGAAACTTATATATATTCCGCATCAGTAGTTCCTGGAAAAGTTATTAATGATTCCGTTATTGTAGATCTTGAATTAAGTTCCAGCATCGGGTTTCATGATTTTGGGAAATATTCTATCACGCTAATCAATAAAAAGAATGGTATTGAAATACCTCAAATTTTCCAGCAAGGTTATGGTGAACTTTGTTTAATTAAATTTGTAATACCAGATCCTGAAATTTGGTGGTGCAATGGTTCAGGCGAACAACCCTTGTATAATATTGAAGTTGTTGTGAAGAGAAAAAAACAAATCATTGATAAGTTTGACGTCACCTTTGCAATTCGAAATATAGAATTAAAACAGATCACTGATAATTATGGGAAGTCATTTGTATTCGAATTGAACGATACTCCAATTTTTATTAAAGGTGCTAATTATATTCCCCTTAATAGTTTTCCTTCCTCCCTGCAAAAAGAGGATTACATAAAAATTTTAACCGAGGCAAAGAACATGAACATGAATATGATACGGGTTTGGGGAGGAGGAATTTACGAACCTGATTATTTTTATGAATTATGTGATTCACTGGGTATATTAGTCTGGCAGGATTATATGTTTGCCTGTGCCATGTACCCTTTTCATGAAAATATCAATTCATATGTAAATGAAATTAGATACCAAACACGAAGGATTAATAAAAATGGATCTGTTGCATTGTGGTGTGGTAATAATGAAAATTTTGAAGGCTGGAATAATTGGGGTTGGCAAAAACAATACGCTTATTCGGAAAGTGATTCTCAAAAATTATGGATGGAAAATTTTGAATTATTTACGGGAACCATACCCAACGAAACGAAATATGAGAACGTAAAAAATTATCATCCCTCCTCCCCTACACATGGTTGGGGACGGAAAGAAAGTTTAACCGAAGGCGATTGTCATTATTGGGGAGTTTGGTGGGGAAAAGAACCTTTTGAAATGTATAATAATAAAATTCCCCGCTTCATGAGTGAATATGGTTTTCAGGGAATGCCGGTTTTTAATTCCTTTAAACAATTTATTCCTGAAAATGAATTGAATATTAATTCTGCATCCGTAAAAAATCATCAGAAACATCCGGTGGGATATGAAACGATAGCGGAATATATGTCGCGGGATTATATAATTCCCGAAAAATTTGAAGATTATATTTATGTTTCACAATTATTACAGGCAAAGGGAATGCAAATTGCCATTGAAGCACACCGACGAAATAAACCCTATTGCATGGGCACTTTATTTTGGCAACTCAACGATTGCTGGCCGGTTACCAGTTGGAGCAGTATCGATTATTACGGAAATAGAAAAGCGAGTTATTACACTGTGAAACAAAAGTACGAACCTTTGATGATAAGTGTAATAAATGAAAATGATAGTATCAAAACATATATCGTAAATGATCTGGATGAGCAAATAAATGCCACGTTGGAATTTTTAATATTAAAAACAGATGGTGAGGTTCTCGAAAAGAGAAAATTACCGATAATATTGAAGCCATTATCCTCCATTTTATATTCCGTTGTTCCCAAAGTCAGTTTGTTGAATAATGAAGATCCTGAAAATTGCATTTTACATATATCTCTACAACAGAATGAACATTTGCTCGCGGAGAACTATTTCAACTTCGTTTCTCCAAAAAGTCTCGTTCTTGAGTTTCCCGAATTTGAGATCAGTTTTGATGAAATCACACAAAAAATCACAATTAGCTCTAATGTTTATGCAAAAAGCGTGTATTTATACACTGATAGCGGTGAAATAAAATTGGACGACAATTTCTTTGATCTGTTGCCTAATGCTCCAAAAGAAATATCTTTGCAGGAAAATTTCCCGGGTAATTTATCGGGATCCATTAGAATAAAATGTTTAAATACGCTTTACAACGATTGA
- a CDS encoding copper homeostasis protein CutC, with translation MIKLEICVFSIQDVLSAIRGGADRLELCASYLEGGITPSNATITETFKYFDPENVVVMIRPRGGNFIYSDAEFEVMKNDILHCKELGVKNVIFGIINKDATLDVSRNKELVELASPMHCTLQRAFDLTTDPFIALEDAIKCGFKRILTSGQQASVLQGTQLIKQLIEVAENRIDILPGAGITSENVLQLIEETGCVEVHTSAKMYQKTDPDQTFQFREGIYDFTKLIVTDADEVNKIKVITNQFSS, from the coding sequence ATGATAAAACTTGAAATCTGTGTTTTCAGCATACAGGATGTTCTCTCAGCAATTCGCGGTGGTGCAGATAGATTAGAACTATGCGCTTCGTATTTAGAAGGAGGAATTACACCATCAAATGCTACAATCACCGAAACATTTAAATATTTTGATCCGGAGAATGTGGTGGTTATGATCCGACCCCGTGGAGGAAATTTTATTTATTCGGATGCGGAATTTGAAGTGATGAAAAATGACATTCTGCATTGTAAAGAACTAGGAGTAAAAAATGTAATATTCGGAATAATTAATAAGGATGCTACTTTGGATGTTTCCAGAAATAAAGAATTGGTTGAATTAGCATCACCCATGCATTGCACCTTACAACGCGCTTTTGATCTTACCACTGACCCTTTTATTGCATTAGAGGATGCAATTAAATGCGGATTTAAAAGAATACTTACCTCAGGTCAACAGGCTTCTGTTTTACAAGGAACCCAACTAATTAAACAATTGATCGAAGTTGCAGAAAATAGAATTGATATTTTACCCGGTGCCGGTATCACTTCCGAAAATGTTTTGCAATTAATTGAGGAAACAGGTTGCGTTGAAGTGCATACTTCGGCTAAAATGTATCAAAAGACTGATCCTGATCAAACCTTTCAATTCAGAGAAGGAATTTACGATTTTACAAAATTGATAGTTACAGATGCGGATGAAGTAAATAAAATAAAAGTAATCACAAATCAATTCTCCTCATGA
- a CDS encoding N(4)-(beta-N-acetylglucosaminyl)-L-asparaginase: protein MTTRRKFIKSALPFTVGTALLSNQKVLGNSLTGNVGFNKPIVISTWDFGLEANKDAWAILNNKGRALDAVEAGVKVAENDLHSLSVGLAGLPDREGHTTLDACIMDENYNCGSVAFLEKIKNPISVARKVMEKTPHIMLVGEGAQKFALENGFELDDYKNPEAIKAYKEWLKTAQYKPIINIENHDTIGMIAMDNNGNLSGACTTSGLSYKLRGRVGDSPIIGAGLYVDNEIGAATATGTGEEVIRIAGTHLVVELMRNGKSPYEACKAAVERMIKIRKEKTKDFQVGFIALNKNGEFGGYCLQPGFNYAVYSNNIPNVLFKSDSFY, encoded by the coding sequence ATGACCACCAGAAGAAAATTTATTAAATCGGCTCTCCCTTTTACAGTGGGAACTGCCCTCCTCTCCAACCAAAAAGTACTCGGAAATTCCTTGACCGGAAATGTCGGATTTAATAAGCCCATTGTAATTTCTACATGGGATTTTGGTTTGGAGGCGAATAAAGATGCTTGGGCAATTCTGAATAATAAAGGCAGGGCTTTAGATGCTGTAGAAGCGGGTGTTAAAGTTGCGGAAAACGACTTGCACTCCTTATCGGTTGGACTCGCGGGTTTGCCAGATCGGGAGGGACATACCACATTGGATGCTTGTATCATGGATGAAAATTATAACTGTGGTTCTGTAGCATTTTTAGAAAAAATAAAAAATCCGATCTCTGTTGCGAGAAAGGTGATGGAAAAAACACCACATATCATGTTGGTTGGAGAAGGTGCGCAAAAATTTGCATTAGAAAACGGATTTGAATTGGATGATTATAAAAATCCGGAGGCTATCAAAGCATATAAAGAGTGGTTAAAAACTGCACAGTATAAACCCATTATTAATATCGAGAATCACGACACCATCGGCATGATCGCAATGGATAATAATGGAAATTTATCAGGTGCATGCACCACTAGCGGATTAAGTTATAAATTGCGTGGACGTGTTGGAGATTCACCAATTATTGGCGCAGGTTTGTATGTCGACAACGAAATTGGTGCTGCAACTGCAACAGGAACCGGTGAAGAAGTTATACGCATTGCAGGAACACATTTGGTGGTGGAATTAATGCGCAATGGAAAATCACCTTACGAGGCATGCAAGGCCGCAGTGGAAAGAATGATAAAAATAAGAAAAGAAAAAACGAAAGATTTTCAGGTTGGATTTATCGCATTAAATAAAAACGGTGAATTCGGAGGATATTGTTTACAGCCGGGATTCAATTATGCGGTTTATTCAAATAATATTCCGAATGTTTTGTTTAAGTCAGATAGTTTTTATTGA
- a CDS encoding family 20 glycosylhydrolase, translated as MKLFAFLFLLISIQFSFSQNSKIIPEPVSVTSLSGYYTFSPTTYFQANDFKSYTDAYAAKDLFIDYYNLPIKTATKQIGDLSGIVLQYDSTLQLPDGGYILKISQNAISITGKNEGGVFYGLMSMLQLVENPSAKTYQIPCMEIIDYPRFDYRGMHLDCARHFFSIDFIKKYIDYLALYKFNTFHWHLTDDQGWRIEIKQYPKLTEVGAWRDGSMVGHYREQKYDSIRYGGFYSQVEIKQIVKYAAARNITIIPEIEMPGHSVAALAAYPEYGCIDTTISVEKGWGEFPDIFCPTEETFTFLENVLTEVMALFPSTYIHIGGDEVNKIRWKESAYCQKLIADSNLVNVTGLQSYFIRRIDKFVNSKGKKIIGWDEILEGGIAPNATIMSWRGEDGGIAAAQQKHYAIMTPQKYCYFDYYQGDPTSEPIAIGGYTPLNAVYQYEPIPAILNAEEQKYILGAQANLWTEYISTPEQVEYMLIPRLLALSEVLWTQKENKNYKNFVDRLLVHFDLLNKINCNYSKTIYSTQYTLYSDTQNNLFLKLNNIFSDTILYDTPKSLEDDGAYNNLKYTTPFLITHNQWIIAHGFRNGPKTPVYIYYNKATAQNIKLNIPSSPKYSGDGAFTLVNGLQANTSKGWSAREWLGFSGKDLDVTIDLGSIDTFNVVTAGFLTDQLSWIYPPQSMEVLYSTDGKKFKSAGKMLVHFDKTSRKEVSVYFEKTSARYVRVVAKNFGKIPEGNPGAGSMPWLFVDEISID; from the coding sequence ATGAAGTTATTTGCCTTTCTATTCTTATTAATCAGTATTCAATTTAGTTTTTCGCAAAACAGCAAGATAATACCTGAACCTGTTTCTGTTACATCGCTATCGGGTTATTACACCTTCTCCCCCACTACCTATTTCCAGGCAAACGATTTTAAATCTTATACCGATGCCTATGCAGCCAAAGATCTTTTTATCGATTATTACAATTTGCCCATTAAAACCGCTACCAAACAAATTGGGGATCTCAGCGGAATTGTTTTGCAATACGACTCTACTTTGCAATTACCGGATGGTGGATATATCCTAAAGATCTCACAAAACGCTATTTCAATCACGGGAAAAAATGAAGGCGGAGTTTTTTATGGGTTGATGAGCATGTTGCAATTAGTGGAAAATCCTTCCGCAAAAACCTACCAGATACCTTGTATGGAAATTATAGATTATCCGCGATTTGATTACAGAGGCATGCACCTGGATTGTGCCAGACATTTTTTTTCTATCGATTTTATTAAAAAATATATTGATTATCTCGCATTATATAAATTTAATACCTTTCACTGGCACTTAACGGATGATCAGGGATGGCGTATTGAAATAAAACAATATCCGAAATTAACGGAAGTTGGTGCATGGCGCGATGGAAGTATGGTTGGACACTATCGCGAACAAAAGTATGATTCCATTCGGTATGGCGGATTTTATTCGCAGGTAGAAATAAAACAGATCGTAAAATATGCTGCAGCAAGAAATATTACTATTATCCCCGAAATAGAAATGCCGGGACATAGCGTTGCAGCACTCGCAGCTTATCCTGAATATGGTTGTATTGATACTACTATTTCTGTGGAAAAAGGATGGGGAGAATTTCCCGATATATTTTGTCCTACAGAAGAAACCTTTACATTTTTGGAAAATGTTTTAACAGAAGTAATGGCTTTGTTTCCATCTACCTATATTCACATTGGTGGTGATGAAGTAAATAAAATACGTTGGAAAGAATCTGCATATTGCCAGAAATTAATTGCAGATAGCAATTTGGTAAATGTAACCGGCTTACAAAGTTATTTTATTAGGCGTATCGATAAATTTGTAAATAGTAAAGGAAAAAAAATAATTGGTTGGGATGAAATTCTGGAAGGCGGAATTGCACCGAATGCAACTATTATGAGTTGGCGTGGCGAGGATGGCGGAATAGCAGCAGCACAGCAAAAGCACTACGCTATTATGACGCCTCAAAAATATTGTTATTTCGATTATTACCAAGGTGACCCTACTTCGGAACCTATTGCAATAGGAGGATATACTCCTCTGAATGCCGTTTATCAATATGAACCCATTCCCGCAATTTTAAATGCAGAGGAACAAAAATATATTTTAGGTGCACAGGCTAATTTATGGACCGAATATATTTCCACCCCTGAACAAGTGGAATATATGCTTATTCCAAGATTACTTGCATTGAGTGAGGTTTTATGGACCCAAAAAGAGAATAAAAATTATAAAAATTTTGTAGATCGTTTATTGGTGCATTTTGATCTGTTAAATAAAATAAACTGCAATTATTCAAAAACAATTTATTCTACCCAATACACACTTTATAGCGATACACAAAATAATTTATTTCTTAAACTCAACAATATATTTTCAGACACTATATTATATGACACACCAAAAAGTCTGGAAGATGATGGCGCATATAATAATTTAAAATATACCACCCCCTTTTTAATTACACACAACCAATGGATCATAGCTCACGGATTTCGCAATGGCCCTAAAACTCCTGTTTATATTTATTATAATAAGGCCACAGCACAAAATATCAAATTAAATATTCCTTCATCCCCAAAATATTCTGGAGACGGAGCTTTTACTCTGGTAAATGGGTTGCAAGCAAATACCTCTAAAGGATGGTCGGCAAGAGAATGGCTTGGGTTTAGTGGAAAGGATCTGGATGTTACTATCGATCTTGGTTCCATAGATACTTTTAATGTTGTTACTGCAGGATTTTTAACAGATCAATTAAGTTGGATCTATCCTCCGCAATCTATGGAAGTTTTATATTCCACTGATGGTAAAAAATTTAAATCTGCCGGTAAAATGTTAGTGCATTTTGACAAGACATCCAGAAAAGAAGTAAGTGTATATTTTGAAAAAACTAGTGCCAGATATGTTCGTGTAGTTGCTAAAAATTTCGGAAAAATACCTGAAGGAAATCCAGGTGCAGGTTCAATGCCTTGGTTATTTGTTGATGAAATTTCGATAGATTAA